Proteins encoded together in one Argiope bruennichi chromosome 1, qqArgBrue1.1, whole genome shotgun sequence window:
- the LOC129980658 gene encoding uncharacterized protein LOC129980658 isoform X1, producing MTRVASAPQTPPFRLTSQKLSVISPDLSFEFNYEARNALGDIINLSNNVIRPVRPTKRLSKPMPTEQKRSIFSCCHKNRAPPQPANADFIFYTASSKSCLQPRMSEIDILADTRNSVIRVDENQRSSLSCSRLHWLKISVILTWMLLAIATLSYIGARYNQLDDFASITKTIEGYIILGVMSAVVIAGIILLILVVTYEKEENYDDCYLESIRYPSSHFGNCTLLETRV from the exons ATGACAAGGGTGGCTTCTGCTCCTCAAACTCCACCATTTCGGTTAACAA gTCAAAAGTTGAGTGTTATCTCTCCtgatttatcttttgaatttaattatgaagCTCGCAATGCGTTAggtgatattattaatttatcgaaCAACGTCATCAGACCTGTCAGACCTACGAAAAGATTATCCAAGCCAATGCCTACAGAGCAGAAGAGAAGTATCTTCAGTTGCTGCCACAAAAATAGAGCACCACCTCAACCAGCGaatgctgattttattttttatacagccAGTAGCAAGTCTTGTTTGCAGCCTAGAATGTCTGAAATCGATATTCTTGCAGATACAAGGAACAGTGTTATAAG gGTTGATGAAAACCAAAGGTCTTCATTATCTTGTAGCCGTCTCCATTggttaaaaatttctgttattctTACTTGGATGCTTCTAGCAATAGCAACACTGAGCTACATTGGAGCACGATACAATCAATTAGACGACTTCGCCTCCATAACAAAAACTATTGAAGGATATATTATCCTTGGAGTAATGTCGGCTGTAGTGATAGCTGGTATCATTCTCTTGATTCTTGTAGTGACATACGAAAAAGAGGAAAACTACGATGATTGTTATTTGGAAAGTATCCGATATCCAAGTTCACATTTTGGCAATTGTACGTTACTCGAGACTCGAGTGTAA
- the LOC129980658 gene encoding uncharacterized protein LOC129980658 isoform X2 codes for MEARQKLSVISPDLSFEFNYEARNALGDIINLSNNVIRPVRPTKRLSKPMPTEQKRSIFSCCHKNRAPPQPANADFIFYTASSKSCLQPRMSEIDILADTRNSVIRVDENQRSSLSCSRLHWLKISVILTWMLLAIATLSYIGARYNQLDDFASITKTIEGYIILGVMSAVVIAGIILLILVVTYEKEENYDDCYLESIRYPSSHFGNCTLLETRV; via the exons ATGGAAGCAC gTCAAAAGTTGAGTGTTATCTCTCCtgatttatcttttgaatttaattatgaagCTCGCAATGCGTTAggtgatattattaatttatcgaaCAACGTCATCAGACCTGTCAGACCTACGAAAAGATTATCCAAGCCAATGCCTACAGAGCAGAAGAGAAGTATCTTCAGTTGCTGCCACAAAAATAGAGCACCACCTCAACCAGCGaatgctgattttattttttatacagccAGTAGCAAGTCTTGTTTGCAGCCTAGAATGTCTGAAATCGATATTCTTGCAGATACAAGGAACAGTGTTATAAG gGTTGATGAAAACCAAAGGTCTTCATTATCTTGTAGCCGTCTCCATTggttaaaaatttctgttattctTACTTGGATGCTTCTAGCAATAGCAACACTGAGCTACATTGGAGCACGATACAATCAATTAGACGACTTCGCCTCCATAACAAAAACTATTGAAGGATATATTATCCTTGGAGTAATGTCGGCTGTAGTGATAGCTGGTATCATTCTCTTGATTCTTGTAGTGACATACGAAAAAGAGGAAAACTACGATGATTGTTATTTGGAAAGTATCCGATATCCAAGTTCACATTTTGGCAATTGTACGTTACTCGAGACTCGAGTGTAA
- the LOC129961909 gene encoding mediator of RNA polymerase II transcription subunit 25-like isoform X1, giving the protein MVVAEQGSWLADVVFVIEGTANMSPYIESLKSNYILPTLEYFNGSPADDRDCGSDTNCTMYALVVFLAADCAPETSSTCFAPTASTHKFLSFLDKVKFIGGASEACSHIAEGLATALQVFDDFQTFRENSVQTQKHCILICNSPPYPLPALESFAYSGLMTEQIASLMAERQINFSVFSPRKIPALNKVYEKAGGDLQHALAKNYAKDRRHLVLLKGFPLQERPMTPPSIDSKSAIPATGSVCSPPATTGQKRPATSSPPHPREATGFKQPATQSNYNGLDWPSNESPAGSLPVQNQVPSSIQGPTAGQSPMSYGQTSIPGQPNQPLPQRPGIPTPPSHLSSLNQPNPPNVTITNKGPPQHSDGIRPQRGHSPVPTTGGPRMSWNQPGAPSSPASTPPTTSVLATQLNMAPSTMPMRHTNPQMPGTQNVSNIVSQAQPTINPNQNVLNTGRGNLPNMNLRMSSTSPGPTPIQNTNPMGVQINQHQPFGQTSQPSQQPNSMAGTMPSAVQSKLGSATSGNQMMPTQGQTMTTAAPSNMPMQPVSGILSMSQSTSQQGQQPSNPSVTTKDRRTIWQGILEFQEKSNSPQVQGQRVTHSLPCTFSSMVTNNGEPDVNAEKWPNRLMLQLIPKHLIVVANLFSTLKTAARHVLIHFNQETEALAKLCKNMSSGLVGCIQFQSPVDIRIMVVLYMPDKRIYMGFIANDQESFFNNIRQRYENHRKQQQQQKQRMQAGNIPVSDSMGIQPTNPTNPNMMMAQPTASNLNQPNNNQMNSCMPINQPQVPQINPAPPPPQAQAPNTGMVHSGNTNNQANAARLSQLEAARQQNLLNMQHLQQTLEAAQQKELQYKAAQELHQQQLMIEKQNANRLNTPLKIQQLQQTLEAAQQKELQYKAAQEQQKQQQQQQQQQMIERQNAIRHLQQQLQHQQQQLAQQQQSINMQTVQQQVNQQPNSHNPQLRNLLQQQVQQQIRRQQQQQQQQQQHQMLMQHPQGIRPQLSGNMPQGGIGSTVGQPQQQQQSQQQSQQQSWGDLGILDSLPP; this is encoded by the exons ATGGTGGTAGCTGAACAAGGTAGTTGGCTAGCTGATGTCGTGTTTGTGATAGAAGGAACTGCAAATATGAGTCCTTACATTGAAAGTTTGAAGTCAAATTATATTCTTCCTACTTTAGA GTATTTTAATGGTTCTCCAGCAGATGATCGGGATTGTGGCTCTGAT ACTAACTGTACAATGTATGCTCTAGTCGTTTTCTTGGCTGCTGATTGTGCACCTgaaacttcttcaacttgttttGCCCCTACTGCCAGTactcataaatttttatcatttttggatAAAGTCAA atTCATTGGTGGTGCAAGTGAAGCATGCAGTCATATTGCTGAAGGTTTAGCTACAGCTCTACAAGTTTTTGATGATTTCCAAACTTTTCGAGAAAATAG tgttcaGACTCAGAAACATTGCATCTTAATATGCAATTCCCCACCATACCCTCTGCCCGCTTTGGAAAGCTTTGCATATTCAGGTTTAATGACAGAACAGATTGCTTCATTGATGGCTGAg agACAGATCAACTTTAGTGTTTTTTCACCTCGAAAAATACCAGCTTTGAACAAAGTATACGAAAAG gcTGGTGGAGATTTGCAACATGCATTagcaaaaaattatgcaaaagatcGTCGTCATCTAGTTCTTCTCAAAGGATTTCCCTTGCAAg AGAGGCCAATGACACCACCATCAATAGACAGTAAATCTGCTATACCTGCCACTGGTTCTGTTTGTAGTCCTCCTGCAACAACTGGCCAAAAGCGTCCTGCAACTAGTTCTCCTCCTCATCCACGAGAAGCAACCGGATTTAAACAACCTGCTACACAAA GTAATTATAATGGTCTTGATTGGCCTTCTAATGAGAGTCCTGCTGGAAGTTTGCCTGTGCAAAATCAAGTTCCATCTTCAATACAAGGACCTACTGCTGGGCAGTCACCCATGAGCTATGGGCAAACCTCTATCCCTGGTCAACCAAATCAACCATTACCACAAAGACCTGGTATACCAACACCACCATCTCATCTAAGTTCCTTAAATCAG ccTAATCCCCCTAATGTTACCATAACAAATAAAGGACCTCCACAGCATTCAGATGGAATAAGACCACAAAGAGGACATTCTCCTGTACCAACAA cagGTGGTCCACGTATGTCTTGGAATCAGCCTGGTGCTCCATCTTCTCCAGCATCAACACCTCCTACAACTAGTGTGTTAGCTACTCAACTAAATATGGCTCCAAGTACAATGCCTATGCGACATACTAATCCTCAAATGCCAGGAACACAAAATGTTTCAAACATTGTATCACAAGCTCAACCAACTATTAATCCTAATCAAA ACGTCCTCAATACTGGCAGAGGAAATCTACCAAATATGAATCTCCGAATGTCTTCAACATCTCCTGGACCTACTCCAATACAAAATACTAATCCAATGGGAGTACAAATCAACCAGCACCAGCCTTTTGGACAAACTTCTCAACCATCCCAACAACCAAATAGCATGGCTGGTACCATGCCTTCAGCTGTTCAGTCGAAACTGGGAAGTGCAACTAGTGGGAATCAAATGATGCCCACCCAAGGTCAAACCATGACAACAGCAGCCCCATCAAATATGCCTATGCAACCAGTGTCTGGGATCCTGTCCATGTCACAGAGCACCTCACAGCAGGGACAACAGCCTAGTAACCCATCAGTCACCACAAAGGATAGACGCACAATATGGCAGGGGATTCTTGAATTTCAAGAGAAATCAAATTCTCCACAGGTACAGGGACAAAGAGTGACTCACTCTTTGCCCTGCACCTTTTCTTCTATGGTGACTAACAATGGGGAGCCGGATGT TAATGCTGAAAAGTGGCCTAATCGACTTATGTTGCAGTTGATTCCCAAACATCTAATTGTAGTTGCAAATTTATTCAGTACTCTGAAGACTGCTGCTCGTCATGTGCTTATACATTTTAAtcaagaaactgaagccttagcCAAGCTATGTAAAAACATGAGTTCTGGTCTG GTTGGTTGTATTCAGTTTCAAAGTCCTGTAGATATTCGAATTATGGTTGTTCTTTATATGCCAGACAAGCGCATTTATATGGGCTTTATTGCAAATGATCAGGAAAGTTTCTTCAATAATATTCGGCAAAGATATGAAAATCACCGaaagcagcaacaacagcagAAGCAAAGG ATGCAAGCTGGTAATATTCCTGTATCTGACAGCATGGGCATTCAGCCTACAAATCCAACAAATCCAAATATGATGATGGCACAA CCCACTGCCAGTAATTTGAATCAACCAAATAACAACCAAATGAATTCTTGTATGCCTATCAATCAACCCCAAGTTCCACAAATCAATCCTGCTCCGCCTCCACCTCAAGCTCAAGCTCCAAATACAGGAATGGTTCATTCAGGGAATACAAATAATCAAGCAAATGCTGCAAGATTATCTCAGTTGGAAGCTGCTCGACAACAGAATTtg TTAAATATGCAACATCTGCAGCAAACTTTAGAAGCTGCTCAACAGAAAGAACTCCAATATAAAGCTGCTCAAGAACTACATCAACAGCAACTTATGATAGAAAAGCAGAATGCCAATCGATTAAATACTCCA TTAAAAATTCAACAACTACAGCAAACTTTAGAAGCTGCTCAGCAGAAAGAACTACAGTATAAAGCTGCTCAGGAACAACAAAAACAGCaacagcagcagcaacaacagcaAATGATTGAAAGGCAGAATGCCATTAGAcat TTACAACAACAACTTCAGCATCAGCAACAACAATTGGCTCAACAACAGCAAAGTATTAACATGCAAACAGTACAACAGCAAGTTAATCAACAACCAAATAGTCATAATCCTCAATTGAGAAATTTACTTCAGCAG CAAGTGCAACAGCAGATTCGAAGacaacaacagcagcagcaacaacaacagcaacatcAGATGCTTATGCAACATCCTCAAGGCATAAGGCCTCAACTGTCTGGGAATATGCCTCAAGGTGGCATTGGTTCTACTGTTGGACAACCTCAGCAGCAGCAACAATCTCAACAACAGAGCCAACAACAATCTTGGGGTGATTTAGGCATTTTAGACTCCTTGCCaccataa
- the LOC129961909 gene encoding mediator of RNA polymerase II transcription subunit 25-like isoform X3 gives MVVAEQGSWLADVVFVIEGTANMSPYIESLKSNYILPTLEYFNGSPADDRDCGSDTNCTMYALVVFLAADCAPETSSTCFAPTASTHKFLSFLDKVKFIGGASEACSHIAEGLATALQVFDDFQTFRENSVQTQKHCILICNSPPYPLPALESFAYSGLMTEQIASLMAERQINFSVFSPRKIPALNKVYEKAGGDLQHALAKNYAKDRRHLVLLKGFPLQERPMTPPSIDSKSAIPATGSVCSPPATTGQKRPATSSPPHPREATGFKQPATQSNYNGLDWPSNESPAGSLPVQNQVPSSIQGPTAGQSPMSYGQTSIPGQPNQPLPQRPGIPTPPSHLSSLNQPNPPNVTITNKGPPQHSDGIRPQRGHSPVPTTGGPRMSWNQPGAPSSPASTPPTTSVLATQLNMAPSTMPMRHTNPQMPGTQNVSNIVSQAQPTINPNQNVLNTGRGNLPNMNLRMSSTSPGPTPIQNTNPMGVQINQHQPFGQTSQPSQQPNSMAGTMPSAVQSKLGSATSGNQMMPTQGQTMTTAAPSNMPMQPVSGILSMSQSTSQQGQQPSNPSVTTKDRRTIWQGILEFQEKSNSPQVQGQRVTHSLPCTFSSMVTNNGEPDVNAEKWPNRLMLQLIPKHLIVVANLFSTLKTAARHVLIHFNQETEALAKLCKNMSSGLVGCIQFQSPVDIRIMVVLYMPDKRIYMGFIANDQESFFNNIRQRYENHRKQQQQQKQRMQAGNIPVSDSMGIQPTNPTNPNMMMAQPTASNLNQPNNNQMNSCMPINQPQVPQINPAPPPPQAQAPNTGMVHSGNTNNQANAARLSQLEAARQQNLLKIQQLQQTLEAAQQKELQYKAAQEQQKQQQQQQQQQMIERQNAIRHLQQQLQHQQQQLAQQQQSINMQTVQQQVNQQPNSHNPQLRNLLQQQVQQQIRRQQQQQQQQQQHQMLMQHPQGIRPQLSGNMPQGGIGSTVGQPQQQQQSQQQSQQQSWGDLGILDSLPP, from the exons ATGGTGGTAGCTGAACAAGGTAGTTGGCTAGCTGATGTCGTGTTTGTGATAGAAGGAACTGCAAATATGAGTCCTTACATTGAAAGTTTGAAGTCAAATTATATTCTTCCTACTTTAGA GTATTTTAATGGTTCTCCAGCAGATGATCGGGATTGTGGCTCTGAT ACTAACTGTACAATGTATGCTCTAGTCGTTTTCTTGGCTGCTGATTGTGCACCTgaaacttcttcaacttgttttGCCCCTACTGCCAGTactcataaatttttatcatttttggatAAAGTCAA atTCATTGGTGGTGCAAGTGAAGCATGCAGTCATATTGCTGAAGGTTTAGCTACAGCTCTACAAGTTTTTGATGATTTCCAAACTTTTCGAGAAAATAG tgttcaGACTCAGAAACATTGCATCTTAATATGCAATTCCCCACCATACCCTCTGCCCGCTTTGGAAAGCTTTGCATATTCAGGTTTAATGACAGAACAGATTGCTTCATTGATGGCTGAg agACAGATCAACTTTAGTGTTTTTTCACCTCGAAAAATACCAGCTTTGAACAAAGTATACGAAAAG gcTGGTGGAGATTTGCAACATGCATTagcaaaaaattatgcaaaagatcGTCGTCATCTAGTTCTTCTCAAAGGATTTCCCTTGCAAg AGAGGCCAATGACACCACCATCAATAGACAGTAAATCTGCTATACCTGCCACTGGTTCTGTTTGTAGTCCTCCTGCAACAACTGGCCAAAAGCGTCCTGCAACTAGTTCTCCTCCTCATCCACGAGAAGCAACCGGATTTAAACAACCTGCTACACAAA GTAATTATAATGGTCTTGATTGGCCTTCTAATGAGAGTCCTGCTGGAAGTTTGCCTGTGCAAAATCAAGTTCCATCTTCAATACAAGGACCTACTGCTGGGCAGTCACCCATGAGCTATGGGCAAACCTCTATCCCTGGTCAACCAAATCAACCATTACCACAAAGACCTGGTATACCAACACCACCATCTCATCTAAGTTCCTTAAATCAG ccTAATCCCCCTAATGTTACCATAACAAATAAAGGACCTCCACAGCATTCAGATGGAATAAGACCACAAAGAGGACATTCTCCTGTACCAACAA cagGTGGTCCACGTATGTCTTGGAATCAGCCTGGTGCTCCATCTTCTCCAGCATCAACACCTCCTACAACTAGTGTGTTAGCTACTCAACTAAATATGGCTCCAAGTACAATGCCTATGCGACATACTAATCCTCAAATGCCAGGAACACAAAATGTTTCAAACATTGTATCACAAGCTCAACCAACTATTAATCCTAATCAAA ACGTCCTCAATACTGGCAGAGGAAATCTACCAAATATGAATCTCCGAATGTCTTCAACATCTCCTGGACCTACTCCAATACAAAATACTAATCCAATGGGAGTACAAATCAACCAGCACCAGCCTTTTGGACAAACTTCTCAACCATCCCAACAACCAAATAGCATGGCTGGTACCATGCCTTCAGCTGTTCAGTCGAAACTGGGAAGTGCAACTAGTGGGAATCAAATGATGCCCACCCAAGGTCAAACCATGACAACAGCAGCCCCATCAAATATGCCTATGCAACCAGTGTCTGGGATCCTGTCCATGTCACAGAGCACCTCACAGCAGGGACAACAGCCTAGTAACCCATCAGTCACCACAAAGGATAGACGCACAATATGGCAGGGGATTCTTGAATTTCAAGAGAAATCAAATTCTCCACAGGTACAGGGACAAAGAGTGACTCACTCTTTGCCCTGCACCTTTTCTTCTATGGTGACTAACAATGGGGAGCCGGATGT TAATGCTGAAAAGTGGCCTAATCGACTTATGTTGCAGTTGATTCCCAAACATCTAATTGTAGTTGCAAATTTATTCAGTACTCTGAAGACTGCTGCTCGTCATGTGCTTATACATTTTAAtcaagaaactgaagccttagcCAAGCTATGTAAAAACATGAGTTCTGGTCTG GTTGGTTGTATTCAGTTTCAAAGTCCTGTAGATATTCGAATTATGGTTGTTCTTTATATGCCAGACAAGCGCATTTATATGGGCTTTATTGCAAATGATCAGGAAAGTTTCTTCAATAATATTCGGCAAAGATATGAAAATCACCGaaagcagcaacaacagcagAAGCAAAGG ATGCAAGCTGGTAATATTCCTGTATCTGACAGCATGGGCATTCAGCCTACAAATCCAACAAATCCAAATATGATGATGGCACAA CCCACTGCCAGTAATTTGAATCAACCAAATAACAACCAAATGAATTCTTGTATGCCTATCAATCAACCCCAAGTTCCACAAATCAATCCTGCTCCGCCTCCACCTCAAGCTCAAGCTCCAAATACAGGAATGGTTCATTCAGGGAATACAAATAATCAAGCAAATGCTGCAAGATTATCTCAGTTGGAAGCTGCTCGACAACAGAATTtg TTAAAAATTCAACAACTACAGCAAACTTTAGAAGCTGCTCAGCAGAAAGAACTACAGTATAAAGCTGCTCAGGAACAACAAAAACAGCaacagcagcagcaacaacagcaAATGATTGAAAGGCAGAATGCCATTAGAcat TTACAACAACAACTTCAGCATCAGCAACAACAATTGGCTCAACAACAGCAAAGTATTAACATGCAAACAGTACAACAGCAAGTTAATCAACAACCAAATAGTCATAATCCTCAATTGAGAAATTTACTTCAGCAG CAAGTGCAACAGCAGATTCGAAGacaacaacagcagcagcaacaacaacagcaacatcAGATGCTTATGCAACATCCTCAAGGCATAAGGCCTCAACTGTCTGGGAATATGCCTCAAGGTGGCATTGGTTCTACTGTTGGACAACCTCAGCAGCAGCAACAATCTCAACAACAGAGCCAACAACAATCTTGGGGTGATTTAGGCATTTTAGACTCCTTGCCaccataa
- the LOC129961909 gene encoding mediator of RNA polymerase II transcription subunit 25-like isoform X2, protein MVVAEQGSWLADVVFVIEGTANMSPYIESLKSNYILPTLEYFNGSPADDRDCGSDTNCTMYALVVFLAADCAPETSSTCFAPTASTHKFLSFLDKVKFIGGASEACSHIAEGLATALQVFDDFQTFRENSVQTQKHCILICNSPPYPLPALESFAYSGLMTEQIASLMAERQINFSVFSPRKIPALNKVYEKAGGDLQHALAKNYAKDRRHLVLLKGFPLQERPMTPPSIDSKSAIPATGSVCSPPATTGQKRPATSSPPHPREATGFKQPATQSNYNGLDWPSNESPAGSLPVQNQVPSSIQGPTAGQSPMSYGQTSIPGQPNQPLPQRPGIPTPPSHLSSLNQPNPPNVTITNKGPPQHSDGIRPQRGHSPVPTSGPRMSWNQPGAPSSPASTPPTTSVLATQLNMAPSTMPMRHTNPQMPGTQNVSNIVSQAQPTINPNQNVLNTGRGNLPNMNLRMSSTSPGPTPIQNTNPMGVQINQHQPFGQTSQPSQQPNSMAGTMPSAVQSKLGSATSGNQMMPTQGQTMTTAAPSNMPMQPVSGILSMSQSTSQQGQQPSNPSVTTKDRRTIWQGILEFQEKSNSPQVQGQRVTHSLPCTFSSMVTNNGEPDVNAEKWPNRLMLQLIPKHLIVVANLFSTLKTAARHVLIHFNQETEALAKLCKNMSSGLVGCIQFQSPVDIRIMVVLYMPDKRIYMGFIANDQESFFNNIRQRYENHRKQQQQQKQRMQAGNIPVSDSMGIQPTNPTNPNMMMAQPTASNLNQPNNNQMNSCMPINQPQVPQINPAPPPPQAQAPNTGMVHSGNTNNQANAARLSQLEAARQQNLLNMQHLQQTLEAAQQKELQYKAAQELHQQQLMIEKQNANRLNTPLKIQQLQQTLEAAQQKELQYKAAQEQQKQQQQQQQQQMIERQNAIRHLQQQLQHQQQQLAQQQQSINMQTVQQQVNQQPNSHNPQLRNLLQQQVQQQIRRQQQQQQQQQQHQMLMQHPQGIRPQLSGNMPQGGIGSTVGQPQQQQQSQQQSQQQSWGDLGILDSLPP, encoded by the exons ATGGTGGTAGCTGAACAAGGTAGTTGGCTAGCTGATGTCGTGTTTGTGATAGAAGGAACTGCAAATATGAGTCCTTACATTGAAAGTTTGAAGTCAAATTATATTCTTCCTACTTTAGA GTATTTTAATGGTTCTCCAGCAGATGATCGGGATTGTGGCTCTGAT ACTAACTGTACAATGTATGCTCTAGTCGTTTTCTTGGCTGCTGATTGTGCACCTgaaacttcttcaacttgttttGCCCCTACTGCCAGTactcataaatttttatcatttttggatAAAGTCAA atTCATTGGTGGTGCAAGTGAAGCATGCAGTCATATTGCTGAAGGTTTAGCTACAGCTCTACAAGTTTTTGATGATTTCCAAACTTTTCGAGAAAATAG tgttcaGACTCAGAAACATTGCATCTTAATATGCAATTCCCCACCATACCCTCTGCCCGCTTTGGAAAGCTTTGCATATTCAGGTTTAATGACAGAACAGATTGCTTCATTGATGGCTGAg agACAGATCAACTTTAGTGTTTTTTCACCTCGAAAAATACCAGCTTTGAACAAAGTATACGAAAAG gcTGGTGGAGATTTGCAACATGCATTagcaaaaaattatgcaaaagatcGTCGTCATCTAGTTCTTCTCAAAGGATTTCCCTTGCAAg AGAGGCCAATGACACCACCATCAATAGACAGTAAATCTGCTATACCTGCCACTGGTTCTGTTTGTAGTCCTCCTGCAACAACTGGCCAAAAGCGTCCTGCAACTAGTTCTCCTCCTCATCCACGAGAAGCAACCGGATTTAAACAACCTGCTACACAAA GTAATTATAATGGTCTTGATTGGCCTTCTAATGAGAGTCCTGCTGGAAGTTTGCCTGTGCAAAATCAAGTTCCATCTTCAATACAAGGACCTACTGCTGGGCAGTCACCCATGAGCTATGGGCAAACCTCTATCCCTGGTCAACCAAATCAACCATTACCACAAAGACCTGGTATACCAACACCACCATCTCATCTAAGTTCCTTAAATCAG ccTAATCCCCCTAATGTTACCATAACAAATAAAGGACCTCCACAGCATTCAGATGGAATAAGACCACAAAGAGGACATTCTCCTGTACCAACAA GTGGTCCACGTATGTCTTGGAATCAGCCTGGTGCTCCATCTTCTCCAGCATCAACACCTCCTACAACTAGTGTGTTAGCTACTCAACTAAATATGGCTCCAAGTACAATGCCTATGCGACATACTAATCCTCAAATGCCAGGAACACAAAATGTTTCAAACATTGTATCACAAGCTCAACCAACTATTAATCCTAATCAAA ACGTCCTCAATACTGGCAGAGGAAATCTACCAAATATGAATCTCCGAATGTCTTCAACATCTCCTGGACCTACTCCAATACAAAATACTAATCCAATGGGAGTACAAATCAACCAGCACCAGCCTTTTGGACAAACTTCTCAACCATCCCAACAACCAAATAGCATGGCTGGTACCATGCCTTCAGCTGTTCAGTCGAAACTGGGAAGTGCAACTAGTGGGAATCAAATGATGCCCACCCAAGGTCAAACCATGACAACAGCAGCCCCATCAAATATGCCTATGCAACCAGTGTCTGGGATCCTGTCCATGTCACAGAGCACCTCACAGCAGGGACAACAGCCTAGTAACCCATCAGTCACCACAAAGGATAGACGCACAATATGGCAGGGGATTCTTGAATTTCAAGAGAAATCAAATTCTCCACAGGTACAGGGACAAAGAGTGACTCACTCTTTGCCCTGCACCTTTTCTTCTATGGTGACTAACAATGGGGAGCCGGATGT TAATGCTGAAAAGTGGCCTAATCGACTTATGTTGCAGTTGATTCCCAAACATCTAATTGTAGTTGCAAATTTATTCAGTACTCTGAAGACTGCTGCTCGTCATGTGCTTATACATTTTAAtcaagaaactgaagccttagcCAAGCTATGTAAAAACATGAGTTCTGGTCTG GTTGGTTGTATTCAGTTTCAAAGTCCTGTAGATATTCGAATTATGGTTGTTCTTTATATGCCAGACAAGCGCATTTATATGGGCTTTATTGCAAATGATCAGGAAAGTTTCTTCAATAATATTCGGCAAAGATATGAAAATCACCGaaagcagcaacaacagcagAAGCAAAGG ATGCAAGCTGGTAATATTCCTGTATCTGACAGCATGGGCATTCAGCCTACAAATCCAACAAATCCAAATATGATGATGGCACAA CCCACTGCCAGTAATTTGAATCAACCAAATAACAACCAAATGAATTCTTGTATGCCTATCAATCAACCCCAAGTTCCACAAATCAATCCTGCTCCGCCTCCACCTCAAGCTCAAGCTCCAAATACAGGAATGGTTCATTCAGGGAATACAAATAATCAAGCAAATGCTGCAAGATTATCTCAGTTGGAAGCTGCTCGACAACAGAATTtg TTAAATATGCAACATCTGCAGCAAACTTTAGAAGCTGCTCAACAGAAAGAACTCCAATATAAAGCTGCTCAAGAACTACATCAACAGCAACTTATGATAGAAAAGCAGAATGCCAATCGATTAAATACTCCA TTAAAAATTCAACAACTACAGCAAACTTTAGAAGCTGCTCAGCAGAAAGAACTACAGTATAAAGCTGCTCAGGAACAACAAAAACAGCaacagcagcagcaacaacagcaAATGATTGAAAGGCAGAATGCCATTAGAcat TTACAACAACAACTTCAGCATCAGCAACAACAATTGGCTCAACAACAGCAAAGTATTAACATGCAAACAGTACAACAGCAAGTTAATCAACAACCAAATAGTCATAATCCTCAATTGAGAAATTTACTTCAGCAG CAAGTGCAACAGCAGATTCGAAGacaacaacagcagcagcaacaacaacagcaacatcAGATGCTTATGCAACATCCTCAAGGCATAAGGCCTCAACTGTCTGGGAATATGCCTCAAGGTGGCATTGGTTCTACTGTTGGACAACCTCAGCAGCAGCAACAATCTCAACAACAGAGCCAACAACAATCTTGGGGTGATTTAGGCATTTTAGACTCCTTGCCaccataa